The genomic DNA AGGGCTACGCCCGGGAGACAGAGGGGCGTTGGGGCATGCGCGCGGACGCCGCAGTGCAGCCCGAGGTGATGTTTCACCACTACCAGTTCATGGACCGCCTGGGCCATGCTGCGGGCTTGCAGACGCGTGTGGTGGATGAACACGCCAGCCGCGTGCAGGACGCCACCCGCAACTTGCTGGACGCCGAGTTGCGCCTGGCCAGCTTGCGCAAGGTGGTGGAAAAGCGCCAGCAGGACCACCAACGCCAGCAAATGCGCCGCGAACAAAAGCAAACCGATGAGCGCGCTTCGATGCAGCTGCGCAATTCCATCAATGGCCCGCCGGGCCGGGAGTATTGACAATGGAACCAACACGCATCTCTGTCCCGCAGGGCGCCCAGGGCGCCCAGGGCCCCCAGTCCACGCGTGCAAAAGCGAGCGCGCAGCAAGCCGGTGGCCCTGTGGACCCCTCGGCGCAGGGCGGGTTTTTGGCTTTGCTCGCGTCTCTGGACAGCGCGGGACCGGGTGACGTGCCGCCTTCCGATCTTGTGGTTGTGGACAGCAGCGCACATTTTTTGCCTTCAAGCTCAGACAGTACGGTGGACGGCAGCGTGGTGCATCCTTCTCTGGTGCCAACGGACCCCGCATCCATGGCAGCCTGGCAGGGGCTGCTGGCGCCTGGGAGTGCGCCAGGGACTGCGGTGGCAACGGCAACGGCAGGCGGCGGTGGGAGTGAGCCAAGTCTGGCGGGTATAACCGGTCCCGATGGGCTGCCAGCCGCCGATGGGCTGGTGGCGCAGACGGCGATGCTCGATGGTGCTGCGGAAGTGGGTGGGATGAAGCCGCCAGGCGGTGCCGTGGCGGGCTACAGCCGCATGTTTTCGCGCATTCAGAACGCGTTGTTGCAAGGGGGTGAGTTGCCGGGTTCGGTGGCTGCCGCCTCGGCAGGCGTCATCGGGGCAGAAAAAAAGCAGGCCTTGGTGGCGGCTGTTGCAGCACAGGGCGCTCAGGCCGTCACGGATTCGCGCGCGCTGGGTGGGTCTTTGGCCGATGCAGGGTCACGCGACGGACGCGAGTTGCCGGGTGGGCAGGGCGGCACTGCACAAGCGTTCGCTCTGGAAGCCTTTACTGAAAGCCGGGTGCCTCAGCGCGCAGGCAGCGCCACCAGCGGTGAGGCGGGTGGCCGCCCTTCCGCAGAGGCCGCTTGGGGTGACTGGGGAACTGTGCACACGGGCCCGCAGACGGAGGGGGTGGAGGGCGCAGCCGCGTTTGCGGACCCGACGCAGGCGGGGGCAGAAGAGCAGGTCGCGGACCAGGTGGCCTACTGGGTGAACCAGAAAACGCAGAACGCCGAGATGACACTGGACCGCGATGGGCAACCGGTGCAGGTGACAGTGTCGCTTTCCGGCAGCGAGGCCCATGTGACGTTTCGCAGCGATCAGGCGCAGACCCGCGAGTTGCTGGATGCGAGCATGTCGCAATTGCGCGATTTGTTGCGCGACGAAGGCCTGGTGTTGTCGGGCACCACGGTGGGAACCACGGCGCGCGACGGCGCTTCGCCCAACGATTCTGGACAGCGCCAGGGCCGGGAAGGTGAGCGGCGCGCGCAGGTGGTGGCGTCCGTGTCGGCTGCCGTGGCACCAGTGCGGCGCCCCGGCGGCGCGCCTGACCGGGCCGTGGACATTTTTGTGTGATGCCCTGGCCCCTGGAGCTGGGGGTGCGCAGGCAGGAGGAGCGCTTATTTTCGGTATGGCCCCGCTGAGTTCTTGGCATGAGGTGGCGGAATGCCGGGGGTTTGGGCTTTTATTCTGGCTATTATTGGCCGGCACCTCGCCTAATAATGGGCTTGCAGTGGATCGTGCGCTCTTTCGGGCGCGGACGCTGCATGCTTTCTACCGCAAGGAATTTTCAACGTGTCTGCCACCACTCCCGCTGCCGCACCAGTCAAGGTGAAAAGCAAGAAGCTGATCGTGATCGGCGCTGTGCTTGTCTTGCTGGTCCTCGTGGGGGCTGGCGCCGCGTGGTTCCTTGCCAGCCGGTCTCATGCCGAGGAAGACGACGGTTCGGCGCCCGAGCGCAAGGAGGCGGTCAAGGTGGTGCCGACGTTCCTGCCCATGGAGAACATGGTGGTTAATCTCGCCGACCCCGGTGGTGATCGTTTTGCGCAGATCGGCATCACGCTGGAAGTGGCGGACGCCAAGACGGCCGAGCAGATCAAGCAATACCTGCCCAGCATTCGCAGCGGCATTCTTTTGCTGGCGTCACAGCGCACCTCGGAAGAGCTGCTGCAGCGCGAGGGCAAGGAGAAGCTGGCCTCCGATATCTTGCGGGAAGTGTCCCGTCCGTTGGGTTACTCGGTGTCGTCGGCCAAGCCCCGGCACGAGGTGCAGGATGACGACGCGGACGAGCCCGCCGCGCGCCGCAAGGTCGAGAAGAACCCTGTGCAGCGGGTGTTGTTTTCCAGCTTCATCATCCAGTGAACTGGCAAGGATTTTTCCATGAGTGATTCATTTCTATCCCAGGAAGAGGTTGACGCCCTTCTGGAGGGGGTCACCGGAGAGAGTCAGAAATCGGTGGAGGAAGTCGCCGAGGCGGGGGCTGTCCGCAACTACGACATCGCCAGCCAGGAGCGTATTGTTCGTGGCCGCATGCCGACGATGGAAATTGTCAACGAGCGGTTTGCACGCAATTTCCGCATCGGGTTGTTCAACTTTATCCGGCGCAGCCCCGAAATCTCGGTGGGCACTGTTTCGGTGCAGCGCTACAGCGCCTTCCTGCGCGAACTGGCGGTGCCCACCAATTTCAACATTGTGGCCATCCGGCCTTTGCGTGGCAGTGGACTGATCGTGTGCGAGCCTTCGCTGGTGTTCGGCATCATCGACACACTGTATGGCGGTGTGGGCAAGTTTCAGACCCGGATTGAGGGGCGAGACTTTTCCCCCACCGAGCAGCGCGTCATCAACCGGCTGGTGGATGTGATTTGCGCTGAATACAAGAAGGCGTGGCACGGTATCTATCCGCTGGAGCTGGAATACCAGCGTTCGGAAATGCAGCCCCAGTTTGCGAATATCGCCACGCCCAGTGAAATTGTGGTCTCCACGGCTTTTCAGCTGGAGATCGGCGACCTCTCGGGCGCCATCCATATCTGCATGCCTTATGCCACTCTGGAGCCGATCCGGGATGTGCTGTATTCGTCCACGCAGGGTGATTCGATCGAGGTCGATCGCCGCTGGGTGCGGGTGCTGACGCGCGAAATCCAGGCCGCCGAAGTGACCCTGGTGGCAGAGCTGGCGCGCGCCGATGCCACCGTGGAGCAGCTGCTGGCCATGAAGCCCGGCGATTTCATTGAACTGGACCGGGAACCCCGTATTCGGGCCTCCATTGGTGGAGTGCCTATTTTTGAGTGCCAATACGGCACCCACAATTCCAAATATGCGATTCGCATTGAAGAATGCCTGCGCAATGCGGACATGAGCTGGCTTGGAGAAAAAGATGCCCACTGAAGACAACAAGAACGAAAAAGACAGCGCGGATGATCCGTTTGCCGGCTGGGCCGAGGCCCTGGAAGAGCAAAAGCGCACCGATGACAAGCCCGGTGATGCGGAGCAGGGCGGGCCGTTGTCCGGCGAACCGGTTCGTCCGTTTTCGGGTGGCGGTGACGGAACGGTCAACGACATCAACATGGTGCTCGACATTCCCGTGCAGCTGTCGGTGGAACTGGGGCGTACCAAGGTGCCCATCAAGTACATCCTCCAGTTGGCGCAGGGATCGGTGGTGGAACTCGACGCGCTGGCGGGCGAGCCCATGGATGTGTTGGTCAACGGCTACCTGATTGCGCAGGGCGAGGTGGTGGTGGTCAATGACAAGTTTGGCATTCGTCTCACCGATGTGGTAACCCCATCGGAACGCCTGCGGCGGGTCAGCCGTGGATAGTGCCGGCATGACCCAGACGCTTGTCATCGTGGTGCTGTTCGTGGCGGCCATGGCGGCCTTGCCGTGGCTGGTGCGGCGAGTGCAGTTGCGCCATGCGGCGGGCGGTGCTCCGGGAGGCGCTGCGTCTCGCGTGCTGTCCGCCGTGGCGGTTGGTCCGCAGCAGCGTGTGGTGACCGTGGAGGTGGGGCCAGAAGGGGCCCGCGCCTGTCTGGTGCTGGGGGTGACAGCCCAGAACATTACCTGTCTGCATGTCGTGGGCGCCCCCGCTGCCGCTCAGGAGACTTCTGTGGCCTCGTTTGCCGGTGCCATGGCGCTGGCCGCACAAACCCCAGAAAAGGCTTCGCATGTCTGAATCGGCTGGCGGATGCCGAGGCAGAGCGGGGGGGGCATCGCGCCCGATGGCATGGCTGGTAGGATTTGCTGCGATGGCCATGGTGCATGTGCCGGCTATCGCCCAAAGTGGAGGATCGTTGCCTTTGCTTGTGGGATCGGGCAGCGCGGGGACCAGTTTTTCGGTGCCTATCCAGACATTGCTGTTCTTCACGGCGCTGTCGTTTCTGCCTGCGGTGCTGCTGATGATGACGGGATTTACCCGCATCGTCATCGTGCTGTCGCTGTTGCGTCAGGCCCTGGGGACGCAGTCGGCCCCGCCCAATCAGGTCATCATTGGCTTGTCGCTCTTTCTCACGGTTTTTGTCATGGGGCCCACGCTGGACCGCGTGTACAAGGACGCCTATGTGCCCTACACCACCAACGCCATCAGCTTCGAGGCGGCGCTGGAAAAAGCCGAGGCACCGATGCGGGAGTTCATGCTCAAGCAGACCCGGCAGTCCGACTTTGCGCTGTTTTCCCGCCTGGCGCGGCTGGACGCTGCAGTCACCGCCGAAACCGCTCCCCTGCGGGTGTTGGTGCCAGCCTTTGTGACGAGTGAGCTCAAGTCCGCATTCCAGATCGGATTCATGATCTTCATCCCATTTCTGGTGATCGACATGGTGGTGTCCAGCATCTTGATGTCCTTAGGCATGATGATGTTGTCGCCCGTGCTGGTGGCATTGCCGTTCAAGCTCATGCTGTTTGTTCTGGCCGATGGCTGGAATCTGCTGATTGGCTCGCTGGCGGCCAGTTTTGTGACCTGAGGACTCCGTTGTATGACCTCTCAACTGGTTTTAACGATGGGGCGCGAAGCACTCACCCTGCTTTTGATGATCGCCATGCCCGTGCTGGGTGTCGTGATGGCGGTCGGTTTGGTGGTTAGCATCTTTCAGGCCGTGACACAGATCCATGAGGCCACCCTGGCCTTTGTTCCCAAGCTCATCGCCGCCATGGTGGTCTTTGCGGTGGCAGGTCCGTGGATGATCAGCACGCTGGTGGACTACATCCGCCGGACCATTGAATCGATACCGTCCGTGGTGGCCTGATGTGGCAGACAGCTTGCGGACGGTGAGGACGCCGCGCCAATTCACCCGCCATGGTGCGATGTCGCCGGGCTGTGCGGGCGGCGGGTGTGTTCCAGCGCCGGTGGCTGGCCGCTTGCGGGGCATGCCCGTGTTCCATGGCTGGACGGTGGATTTTTCGTGATTACCTTCACCGAGGCGCAGCTCGTGGCCTGGATTTCGCCCATCCTTTGGCCCTTTTTGCGCGTGCTGGCCGTTTTTACGGTGGCGCCTGTTTTCTCGATGCGTGCCATTCCCATGCGGGTGAAGGTGGGGCTGGCCTTTCTGGTCGCGCTGTGCGCGCAGGCGGTTTTGACCAACCAGCCGGTGATCAGTGTGAACGGACGCGAGGCCCTGGGGGCCGTGGCGCAGCAGGTGGTGGTGGGCCTGGCCATTGGGTTTGCGGTGCGGCTGGTGTTCACAGCCGTGGAGCTGGCGGGGGAAATCATTGGTCTGCAGATGGGCCTGAATTTCGCTTCGTTCTTCGACCCGGCGAGCAATGCGCAGGTCAGCGCGGTCGCGCGATTTTTCGGGAATATGGCAACCTTGCTCTTTGTGGTCATCAATGGGCACCTGATGGTGTTGATGGCCGTGGTCAAGAGTTTTGACAGTTTCCCCGCCGACGGGAATTTCCTGCAGGCGCTGGGGCAGATGCACCTGCACGAACTGGGGGCCTCGCTGTTTTCCAGTGCTTTGTGGATTGCGCTGCCAATGATCGCGTTGCTGACGTTTGTCAACCTGACCCTGGGCATTATTTCCCGCGTGGCCCCGCAGATGAATATCTATGCGGTGGGTTTCCCGGTAACCCTGACGGTCGGCTTGCTTGGCATTGCCGCCACTTTGCCCATGCTGGAGCAGCCGGTGCTGGCGTTGATGCAGCAGGTCATGGATCTATTTGAGGTTCAGCGGTAGTCAAACCAGCTCGTTGCGGATGGCGTAGACCGTCAGTTCCGCGTTGTTGGAGAGCTTGAGTTTTTCGAGAACCCGGGAGCGATAGACACTGACGGTTTTGGGGCTGAGCATCAGTTCTTCGGCAATGTCCGACAGCCTGCGTCCCGAGGCAATCTTGACCAGGGTTTGTAACTCGCGCTCGGAGAGCGCGGCGTGTGGCACCTCGGGCGCAGGCTGGGCCAGGCTTTCCGCCAGCATCTGGGCCACTTCGGGCGTCAGGTATTTTCGCCCCTGCACCACGGTGCGCACGGCGGCAATGAGCTCGACCGGATCGCTGGCCTTGTTGGCATATCCCTGCGCCCCGGCACGCAGGCAGCGCAGCGCATATTGGTCTTCGGGATACATCGAGACCACCAGCACCTTGATGCTGGCGTGGGTCTCGCGCACACTGGCCAGCACTTCCAGGCCGCTGCGGCCGGGCATGTTCAGGTCCAGCAGCAGCACATCGCAGGGTGTGGAGCGCAGCACCTCGCGCAGCTCCGAGTACCCTCCCGCTTCGCCGGTGACAAGGATGTCGGGGGCTTCTGCCAGCGTATCGCGTATGCCACGGCGCAACACAGCATGGTCATCACACAACACAACATGAATCACTGGGACGCTCCTTCATCGGATGCATTGTCGCGCGATGCGATAGGAACGGAGAGAATCACGCTGGTACCTTTGCCGGGCTGGCTGCTGATGTCCAACCAGCCGTTCACGGTGCGTGCCCGCTCCAGCAAGCCCTTCAGGCCAAACGCCTTGGGTTTGTCGCGCATGGAGGGCTCCATTCCGCAGCCGTCGTCAGCAACTTCCAGCGTCAGCACGCCTTCACTGTCTGCCAGGTCGATGTGGACTCTTTGTGGGGCTGCATATTTGGCGACGTTGGTCAGTGCTTCCTGGGCGGTCCGATAGGCGACCAACTGCACTTCGGCCGGTATGTTTGCGACGGCGCTGCTCATACGAAGCACCGTCGAGACGCCCGTGCGCCGCTCGAAACTGCTGGCCAGCCACTGGACAGCGGCGGCCAGGCCCTGATCAAGGATGGGCGGGCGCAAGTTCATCATCCCTGATGGCCACCCAAATTCCCCCGTCTATGGCCACCTCAAACTCCCCCACCTGAACTGATCGGGGATAGGGGTTAAACGCCGGCGCCGTCGGCACCTGTTGGCAGGACATTGATCCGGTCTTCCTCGAGGGAAGGCCAAGGAGTGAATGTCTTGAAGTCCAACCAACGCGCCACCATAGAGACACTGCTGGAGCGCAATACATCGCAACGCGAGATCGCCCGCATCACGGGCATCGACCGCAAGACGGTCAGGAGCTATCACCAACGCTGGCTGGAGCAACTGCAGTCAAATTCCCCCGGGGTGGCCACCGGCTCGGCCCAGCAAATTCCCCCACCCTGGCCACCGGCTGCTGTGCCGGTGGCCACCTCCCTGTGCGAACCCTGGCGCGAGTTCATCGAAGCCCAGTTGCGTCTGAAGCGCAACGCCATGGCCATCTTCCAGGACCTGGTCGACCAGCACGGATTTACTGGTCAGTACAACTCGGTCAAACGCTTCTGTGCAAAGCTGCGCCACAAGGAGCCCGAGCAGTTCGACCGCCTGTCCTTTCTGCCTGGGGAGGAGATGCAGGTGGACTACGGCGAGGGCGCGCCCACCCGCGTGCCGGGCAGCGAGCGGTACCGCAAGCCCCGCCTGTTCGTGGCCACGCTGCGCTACTCGCGCGCCAGTTTCCGCTGCGTGGTCTGGAAGTCCAGCCAGCAAATCTGGGCCGAGTTGCACGAGCAGGCTCTGCGGTACTTCGGTGGCTGCCCGCAGTACGTGGTTCTGGACAATCTGAAGGAAGGCGTCTTCAAGCCCGACCTGTACGAGCCCGAACTCAACAAAGTCTACGCCGCCACCCTGGCGCACTATGGCGTGGTGGCCGACCCGGCGCGGGTGCGAGACCCCAACCGCAAGGGCACGGTGGAGCATGCCATTGGCCACACCCAGGCCACGGCCTTGAAGGGCCGGCGCTTTGAGTCCATCGAGGCCCAGAACGAGTTCCTGGCGCACTGGGAGAAGAGCTGGGCAGCCAAGCGCATCCACGGCACCGAGCGGCGCCAGGTGCAGGCCATGTTCGAGGAGGAGCGCAGCCACCTCAAACCTCTGCCGCTCCTGGGCATGCAGTATTTCGAGGAGGCGGTGCGCACCGTCTGCGACGACAGCTGCGTGCGGGTGGATCACAGCAGCTACGCCGCTCGCCCGGCGAACATCGGCTCCAAGATGCTGGTGCGCATCTATGCCCAGCGCATCGAGATCCGCGATCTGCAAACCGGCGCCTTGCTGCGCACCCACGCCAAAGCCGAGCGCCCCGGCACGGTGGTGCTGCCCATGGAGGAGCGGGTATTCAATCCTTCGCGCGAGACCCGTCTGATCCTGCGTCAGGCTGGCGAGATCGGTGAGCACGCCAAACGGCTGTGTGAGCTGCTCTTTGCCATCGAGGGTCGGGTGGGCCAGCGCAAGCTCTGGGGCATCGTCAGCCTGGCCAGGCGATACCCAGCGCACTGCGTCGACACCGCCTGCGCACAGGCCCTGGAGCAGGGGATTTACAGCTACAAGCGCGTGCTGGCTTTGACCGAGGCCATCTTTGCCCAGGCGCTCAACGCCATCGAGACCCAGTCCAGCGGTGCGCCCGCCGGCGGCGGGCGCACGCTGACCCAGCAGCACGAGCTCATCCGCGACGCCGATGAGTACGCCGATCTGTTCGCGCACGCTGCGGCCGTCACAGCCACGAGCACGCTCGAGTCCGCCACGGCGAACACCACCACCAACAACACCAACAACGCACCTGGAATTCAGCCATGAACATGATCGAGATCGAACGCGCGCTGCGCGAGCTGCGTCTGTCCGGCATTGCCGAGACCCTGTCCACCCGCGTGATGCAGGCCCAGGCCGCGCAGGAGCCCTTCCTGGAGACCTTTGGGGCCATGCTGCAAGACGAACTGGACCGCCGGCGCTCGCGTCTGACCGAGCGCCGCTTCAAGCGCTCGGGCCTGGATGAGCGGCCCTCGCTGGCTGACTTCGACTGGCGTTTCAACCCGAAGCTGCCGCGCAGCGCCTGCTTCGAGTTGCATACCCTGAAGTTCATCGGCGAGGGCGCCAATGCGCTGATCATCGGCAAGCCCGGTACCGGCAAGAGCCATGTGGCCAAGGCCGTGGCCTACCAGGCCACGCTGCAGGGATACGACGCGCGTTACCTGGAAGCCGACACCGAGTTTGCTCGCTACGCGTTGGCCAGCGACTCAGAGCGCACCGAGCTGCTCAAGGACTGGGTCTCACCGGACCTGATCATCCTCGATGACCTGTTCCTGGCCAGACGCATCAGCGAGCACGCAGCCGAGGTGCTGCAGGCCATCGTGCACCAGCGCTACAAGCTGCGC from Acidovorax sp. T1 includes the following:
- the fliN gene encoding flagellar motor switch protein FliN; its protein translation is MPTEDNKNEKDSADDPFAGWAEALEEQKRTDDKPGDAEQGGPLSGEPVRPFSGGGDGTVNDINMVLDIPVQLSVELGRTKVPIKYILQLAQGSVVELDALAGEPMDVLVNGYLIAQGEVVVVNDKFGIRLTDVVTPSERLRRVSRG
- the fliM gene encoding flagellar motor switch protein FliM, whose protein sequence is MSDSFLSQEEVDALLEGVTGESQKSVEEVAEAGAVRNYDIASQERIVRGRMPTMEIVNERFARNFRIGLFNFIRRSPEISVGTVSVQRYSAFLRELAVPTNFNIVAIRPLRGSGLIVCEPSLVFGIIDTLYGGVGKFQTRIEGRDFSPTEQRVINRLVDVICAEYKKAWHGIYPLELEYQRSEMQPQFANIATPSEIVVSTAFQLEIGDLSGAIHICMPYATLEPIRDVLYSSTQGDSIEVDRRWVRVLTREIQAAEVTLVAELARADATVEQLLAMKPGDFIELDREPRIRASIGGVPIFECQYGTHNSKYAIRIEECLRNADMSWLGEKDAH
- the istA gene encoding IS21 family transposase → MNVLKSNQRATIETLLERNTSQREIARITGIDRKTVRSYHQRWLEQLQSNSPGVATGSAQQIPPPWPPAAVPVATSLCEPWREFIEAQLRLKRNAMAIFQDLVDQHGFTGQYNSVKRFCAKLRHKEPEQFDRLSFLPGEEMQVDYGEGAPTRVPGSERYRKPRLFVATLRYSRASFRCVVWKSSQQIWAELHEQALRYFGGCPQYVVLDNLKEGVFKPDLYEPELNKVYAATLAHYGVVADPARVRDPNRKGTVEHAIGHTQATALKGRRFESIEAQNEFLAHWEKSWAAKRIHGTERRQVQAMFEEERSHLKPLPLLGMQYFEEAVRTVCDDSCVRVDHSSYAARPANIGSKMLVRIYAQRIEIRDLQTGALLRTHAKAERPGTVVLPMEERVFNPSRETRLILRQAGEIGEHAKRLCELLFAIEGRVGQRKLWGIVSLARRYPAHCVDTACAQALEQGIYSYKRVLALTEAIFAQALNAIETQSSGAPAGGGRTLTQQHELIRDADEYADLFAHAAAVTATSTLESATANTTTNNTNNAPGIQP
- the fliJ gene encoding flagellar export protein FliJ — encoded protein: MSNLNALAVAVDVALRKRDEARRLLQDAQGAQQAAQDQLNQLQGYARETEGRWGMRADAAVQPEVMFHHYQFMDRLGHAAGLQTRVVDEHASRVQDATRNLLDAELRLASLRKVVEKRQQDHQRQQMRREQKQTDERASMQLRNSINGPPGREY
- a CDS encoding FliO/MopB family protein, which produces MTQTLVIVVLFVAAMAALPWLVRRVQLRHAAGGAPGGAASRVLSAVAVGPQQRVVTVEVGPEGARACLVLGVTAQNITCLHVVGAPAAAQETSVASFAGAMALAAQTPEKASHV
- a CDS encoding flagellar hook-length control protein FliK codes for the protein MEPTRISVPQGAQGAQGPQSTRAKASAQQAGGPVDPSAQGGFLALLASLDSAGPGDVPPSDLVVVDSSAHFLPSSSDSTVDGSVVHPSLVPTDPASMAAWQGLLAPGSAPGTAVATATAGGGGSEPSLAGITGPDGLPAADGLVAQTAMLDGAAEVGGMKPPGGAVAGYSRMFSRIQNALLQGGELPGSVAAASAGVIGAEKKQALVAAVAAQGAQAVTDSRALGGSLADAGSRDGRELPGGQGGTAQAFALEAFTESRVPQRAGSATSGEAGGRPSAEAAWGDWGTVHTGPQTEGVEGAAAFADPTQAGAEEQVADQVAYWVNQKTQNAEMTLDRDGQPVQVTVSLSGSEAHVTFRSDQAQTRELLDASMSQLRDLLRDEGLVLSGTTVGTTARDGASPNDSGQRQGREGERRAQVVASVSAAVAPVRRPGGAPDRAVDIFV
- the fliQ gene encoding flagellar biosynthesis protein FliQ, with the translated sequence MTSQLVLTMGREALTLLLMIAMPVLGVVMAVGLVVSIFQAVTQIHEATLAFVPKLIAAMVVFAVAGPWMISTLVDYIRRTIESIPSVVA
- a CDS encoding flagellar basal body-associated FliL family protein is translated as MSATTPAAAPVKVKSKKLIVIGAVLVLLVLVGAGAAWFLASRSHAEEDDGSAPERKEAVKVVPTFLPMENMVVNLADPGGDRFAQIGITLEVADAKTAEQIKQYLPSIRSGILLLASQRTSEELLQREGKEKLASDILREVSRPLGYSVSSAKPRHEVQDDDADEPAARRKVEKNPVQRVLFSSFIIQ
- a CDS encoding response regulator — translated: MIHVVLCDDHAVLRRGIRDTLAEAPDILVTGEAGGYSELREVLRSTPCDVLLLDLNMPGRSGLEVLASVRETHASIKVLVVSMYPEDQYALRCLRAGAQGYANKASDPVELIAAVRTVVQGRKYLTPEVAQMLAESLAQPAPEVPHAALSERELQTLVKIASGRRLSDIAEELMLSPKTVSVYRSRVLEKLKLSNNAELTVYAIRNELV
- the fliP gene encoding flagellar type III secretion system pore protein FliP (The bacterial flagellar biogenesis protein FliP forms a type III secretion system (T3SS)-type pore required for flagellar assembly.) → MAMVHVPAIAQSGGSLPLLVGSGSAGTSFSVPIQTLLFFTALSFLPAVLLMMTGFTRIVIVLSLLRQALGTQSAPPNQVIIGLSLFLTVFVMGPTLDRVYKDAYVPYTTNAISFEAALEKAEAPMREFMLKQTRQSDFALFSRLARLDAAVTAETAPLRVLVPAFVTSELKSAFQIGFMIFIPFLVIDMVVSSILMSLGMMMLSPVLVALPFKLMLFVLADGWNLLIGSLAASFVT
- the fliR gene encoding flagellar biosynthetic protein FliR translates to MITFTEAQLVAWISPILWPFLRVLAVFTVAPVFSMRAIPMRVKVGLAFLVALCAQAVLTNQPVISVNGREALGAVAQQVVVGLAIGFAVRLVFTAVELAGEIIGLQMGLNFASFFDPASNAQVSAVARFFGNMATLLFVVINGHLMVLMAVVKSFDSFPADGNFLQALGQMHLHELGASLFSSALWIALPMIALLTFVNLTLGIISRVAPQMNIYAVGFPVTLTVGLLGIAATLPMLEQPVLALMQQVMDLFEVQR
- the istB gene encoding IS21-like element helper ATPase IstB, with protein sequence MNMIEIERALRELRLSGIAETLSTRVMQAQAAQEPFLETFGAMLQDELDRRRSRLTERRFKRSGLDERPSLADFDWRFNPKLPRSACFELHTLKFIGEGANALIIGKPGTGKSHVAKAVAYQATLQGYDARYLEADTEFARYALASDSERTELLKDWVSPDLIILDDLFLARRISEHAAEVLQAIVHQRYKLRRSIVITSNRVVQDWGKYLGDATMATTILDRLMHRCAMLEFEGKSYRLKEAAARIAITPESS